A part of Arachis hypogaea cultivar Tifrunner chromosome 12, arahy.Tifrunner.gnm2.J5K5, whole genome shotgun sequence genomic DNA contains:
- the LOC112727330 gene encoding probable LRR receptor-like serine/threonine-protein kinase At1g67720 — METRVPSFYFFLFSLSLLLLLLFPFSSAQMPGFISLDCGGNENFTDEIGIEWTPDDKLTFGEISTISVVNETRKQYTTLRHFPADSRKYCYSLDVDSRTRYLLRASFLYGNFDNNNVYPKFDISVGATHWSTIVISDADTIEVIELIFLATSPTVSVCLSNATTGKPFISTLELRQFNGSVYYTEIEEQYYLSVSARINFGAESDAPVRYPDDPFDRIWQSDSIKKANYLVDVAAGTQKISTNMSIDVNRDEMPPVKVMQTAVVGTNGSLTYRLNLDGFPGMGWAFTYFAEIEDLLENESRKFRLVLPGHNDMSKAVVNIEENAQGKYRLYEPGYTNLSLPFVLSFRFVKTSDSTRGPLLNAMEINKYLKKSDGSPDGDTISAVLSHYSSADWAQEGGDPCLPAPWSWVRCSSDPQPKIVSILLSGKNLTGNIPLDITKLTGLVEIWLDGNMLTGTIPDFTGCMDLKIIHLENNHLTGQLPSSLVNLPNLRELYVQNNMLSGTIPSDLLSEDLVINYSGNIDLHKKSGKQSHMIVIIGSSAGAAVLLLATIISCLFLRKGKKKYYEQDKLVSRPSQSIGSTVSEGPSNAEAAHCFSFSEIESSTNNFERKIGSGGFGVVYYGRLKDGKEIAVKVLTSNSYQGKREFSNEVTLLSRIHHRNLVQLLGYCREEGNSMLIYEYMHNGTLKEHLYGPLTHGRSINWIKRLEIAEDAAKGIEYLHTGCVPAVIHRDLKTSNILLDKQMRAKVSDFGLSKLAVDGASHVSSIVRGTVGYLDPEYYISQQLTDKSDIYSFGVILLELISGQEAISNDSFGANCRNIVQWAKLHIESGDIQGIIDPVLRNNYDLQSMWKIAEKALMCVQPHGHMRPPISEVLKEIQDAITIEREAGGNSDELSRNSLLSSKNIIGSMDLAGTANFVSIDESMAQPTAR, encoded by the exons ATGGAGACAAGGGTTCCCTCCTTctacttcttcctcttttctctctcattactgctacttcttctcttccctttttcttcaGCTCAGATGCCAG GTTTCATAAGTTTGGACTGTGGAGGTAACGAAAACTTCACTGATGAAATTGGTATCGAATGGACTCCTGATGACAAACTGACTTTCGGAGAAATAAGCACTATATCGGTTGTGAATGAGACACGAAAGCAATACACAACGCTTCGACACTTTCCGGCAGATTCCAGGAAATACTGCTACTCGCTTGATGTTGACAGTAGAACAAGATACCTGCTGAGGGCATCATTCTTGTATGGGAACTTTGATAATAACAATGTTTATCCGAAATTCGACATTTCTGTTGGAGCAACTCATTGGTCTACTATTGTTATATCTGATGCTGACACTATTGAAGTGATAGAGCTTATCTTTCTGGCTACAAGTCCTACAGTTAGTGTATGTTTATCAAATGCAACAACTGGGAAGCCGTTTATTTCTACACTTGAACTCCGGCAATTCAATGGTTCTGTTTATTATACAGAAATCGAGGAACAATATTACCTCAGTGTCTCTGCTAGGATCAATTTTGGTGCTGAGAGTGATGCTCCTGTCAG GTATCCTGATGATCCATTTGATAGAATTTGGCAGTCAGATTCTATCAAGAAAGCCAATTATCTTGTCGATGTTGCTGCCGGAACTCAGAAAATTTCAACCAATATGTCAATTGATGTTAACAGAGATGAAATGCCACCAGTAAAAGTAATGCAGACAGCTGTAGTCGGTACAAACGGGTCCTTAACTTACCGGCTAAACTTGGATGGTTTTCCTGGTATGGGTTGGGCTTTCACCTATTTTGCAGAGATTGAAGATTTGCTAGAAAATGAATCAAGAAAATTCAGGCTAGTACTTCCAGGCCACAATGATATGAGCAAGGCTGTGGTAAATATCGAAGAAAATGCTCAAGGGAAATATCGCCTTTACGAACCAGGATATACCAATTTATCCTTACCATTCGTGCTGTCCTTTAGATTTGTCAAGACATCTGATTCTACCAGGGGCCCTCTTCTAAATGCCATGGAGATAAATAAATATCTAAAGAAAAGTGATGGTTCTCCTGATG GTGATACTATATCTGCCGTACTTTCGCACTACTCTTCCGCAGACTGGGCTCAAGAAGGGGGTGACCCTTGCCTACCTGCTCCATGGTCATGGGTCCGCTGTAGCTCAGATCCACAGCCAAAAATTGTTTCAAT TTTATTGTCAGGTAAAAACTTGACAGGCAATATTCCGTTGGACATTACCAAGTTGACTGGTCTTGTTGAAAT ATGGCTTGATGGAAATATGTTGACTGGTACAATACCGGATTTTACTGGATGCATGGACTTAAAGATCAT TCATCTTGAAAACAACCACTTAACAGGTCAATTACCTTCCTCTCTGGTGAACCTTCCGAATTTGAGGGAATT GTATGTGCAAAATAATATGTTATCTGGAACAATACCTTCAGACCTTCTGAGTGAAGATTTGGTCATAAA TTACTCTGGAAACATTGATCTTCATAAGAAAAGTGGAAAACAAAGCCATATGATTGTAATCATAGGTTCATCTGCTGGCGCTGCGGTTCTTCTTCTGGCAACTATCATCTCTTGCTTGTTTTTGcgtaaaggaaagaaaaaatattatgagCAAG ACAAACTTGTCTCTCGCCCATCTCAAAGTATTGGTTCTACCGTGAGTGAAGGTCCTTCAAACGCAGAAGCTGCTCACTGCTTCAGTTTTTCTGAAATTGAAAGTTCAACCAATAACTTCGAGAGAAAAATTGGTTCCGGAGGTTTTGGAGTTGTTTACTATGGGAGACTGAAAGATGGAAAAGAGATAGCAGTTAAAGTTCTAACCAGTAATTCCTACCAAGGCAAACGAGAGTTCTCCAATGAG GTTACTCTTCTATCAAGAATACATCACAGAAACTTGGTACAGCTTCTCGGTTATTGCCGCGAAGAAGGGAATAGCATGCTTATTTATGAGTACATGCATAACGGGACTCTCAAAGAACATCTTTACG GTCCATTAACACATGGACGAAGCATCAATTGGATCAAGCGCCTTGAGATTGCAGAAGATGCCGCAAAAG GAATAGAATATCTTCATACAGGATGTGTTCCTGCAGTCATACATAGAGACCTAAAAACCAGCAATATTCTTCTTGACAAGCAAATGCGAGCCAAGGTTTCAGATTTCGGCCTTTCAAAACTTGCTGTTGATGGAGCTTCCCATGTCTCTAGCATAGTCCGGGGGACAGTAGGATATCTTGATCCTGA GTACTATATTTCTCAGCAGCTGACTGACAAGAGTGATATTTATAGTTTTGGAGTTATTCTTCTTGAACTCATATCTGGTCAAGAAGCAATATCGAATGACAGCTTTGGCGCCAATTGCCGAAACATAGTCCAGTGG GCAAAATTACATATTGAGAGTGGAGACATACAAGGTATCATTGATCCAGTGCTAAGAAACAACTATGATCTACAATCAATGTGGAAAATTGCAGAGAAAGCATTGATGTGCGTCCAACCTCACGGCCATATGCGGCCGCCAATATCAGAAGTCCTCAAGGAGATCCAAGATGCGATCACCATCGAGAGAGAGGCTGGAGGCAATTCAGACGAGTTATCAAGaaattctttactttcttccaagAACATTATTGGTTCTATGGATCTGGCCGGAACTGCGAACTTTGTGTCGATTGATGAATCCATGGCACAGCCTACTGCAAGATAG